The following are encoded together in the Glycine max cultivar Williams 82 chromosome 8, Glycine_max_v4.0, whole genome shotgun sequence genome:
- the LOC100805128 gene encoding uncharacterized protein: MEYERIEKVQAGIISPSKLRMKLLGPLHHRKKDGSNSNSSRTSPSRIEDAEFVNSLLGSKNDNLDDEVTSPSLDVLSLKPSSDAVLDRRQNGQISYEPKETMPKENSDTGRVKMQHFQKVDTGSSSAIHAVRAIEDENLDYDSNASSSSFEFDKGERPGNNPATRSLFRPIPSKWNDAEKWIMNRQNIQANHSKKNTAHNQANRMPTNMGRVAPESGNYDHKLPIGKATETKRVDICQPTSHMGFEKFSFVPSDAHSVSGQAHGRNPVVESLPQSKDLKDVNELGLCCSRSTDDQSVMPGIRSVAMRDMGTEMTPVPSQEPSRTATPVGSATPLRSPVSSMPSTPRRGAPAPTPLDNTTNEDSQFPVENGKRHLSEEEMKIKTRREIAALGVQLGKMNIAAWASKDEQEKNKSSPRDMSVQEQERIEFEKRAALWEEAEKSKHTARFKREEIKIQAWESQQKAKLEAEMRRIEAKVEQMRAQTHAKMVKKIAMARQRSEEKRAAAEARKNREAERTVAQTEYIRQTGRLPSSNYICCGWL; the protein is encoded by the exons ATGGAGTACGAGAGGATAGAGAAAGTTCAG GCTGGAATAATTTCCCCCAGTAAACTGAGGATGAAGTTATTAGGACCTCTCCATCATAGGAAGAAAGATGGATCCAACAGTAACTCATCCAGAACTTCCCCTTCAAGGATTGAGGATGCTGAATTTGTGAATAGCTTACTTGGCTCAAAAAATGACAACCTTGATGATGAAG TTACATCTCCAAGCTTGGATGTTCTGTCATTAAAGCCGTCGAGTGATGCTGTGCTGGACCGGAGACAAAATGGCCAGATTTCCTATGAACCAAAGGAGACAATGCCTAAGGAAAACAGCGACACGGGGCGTGTAAAGATGCAGCATTTTCAGAAGGTTGACACGGGAAGTTCAAGCGCAATTCATGCGGTGAGAGCAATAGAAGATGAAAATCTTGATTATGACAGCAATGCTAGCTCGTCCAGTTTTGAGTTTGATAAAGGGGAGAGACCAGGGAACAATCCTGCCACTAGATCCCTATTCAGACCTATTCCTTCTAAGTGGAACGACGCCGAGAAATGGATAATGAATAGGCAAAACATACAGGCTAATCACTCGAAAAAGAATACTGCACATAACCAAGCAAATCGCATGCCAACAAATATGGGCAGGGTTGCACCAGAGTCTGGTAATTATGATCATAAACTCCCAATAGGCAAGGCCACAGAAACAAAGCGAGTCGATATCTGTCAGCCTACGTCACATATGGGATTTGAGAAATTCTCTTTTGTTCCCTCCGATGCTCATTCGGTTTCAGGTCAAGCACACGGAAGAAATCCAGTTGTGGAGTCTCTTCCCCAAAGCAAAGATCTAAAGGATGTCAATGAATTGGGTTTATGTTGCTCAAGAAGTACAGATGATCAGTCAG TGATGCCTGGGATAAGATCTGTTGCCATGAGAGACATGGGAACTGAAATGACCCCTGTGCCAAGTCAAGAACCTTCGCGGACTGCTACTCCTGTTGGGTCTGCGACACCACTACGGAGCCCTGTTTCCTCAATGCCGTCGACTCCTAGGAGAGGTGCACCTGCTCCGACACCTTTGGACAACACGACCAATGAGGATTCCCAGTTTCCAGTTGAAAATGGCAAAAGGCATTTGTCTGAAGAAGAAATGAAGATCAAGACAAGGAGAGAGATTGCAGCCCTTGGGGTGCAGCTTGGTAAGATGAATATTGCTGCATGGGCAAGCAAAGATGAGCAGGAAAAGAACAAATCTTCTCCCCGGGACATGAGTGTGCAAGAACAGGAGagaattgaatttgaaaaacGTGCAGCTCTGTGGGAGGAAGCTGAGAAATCTAAACATACTGCAAG ATTTAAGCGAGAGGAAATCAAAATTCAAGCATGGGAAAGTCAGCAAAAGGCAAAATTAGAAGCAGAAATGAGAAGAATTGAG GCCAAAGTTGAGCAAATGAGAGCCCAGACACATGCAAAAATGGTAAAAAAGATTGCTATGGCGAggcaaagatcggaagaaaaacgTGCAGCAGCTGAAGCTAGAAAAAATCGAGAAGCAGAAAGAACTGTGGCTCAAACAGAATACATTCGCCAAACAGGACGATTGCCCTCTTCCAATTACATTTGTTGTGGTTGGCTGTGA